In Arthrobacter sp. StoSoilB5, one genomic interval encodes:
- a CDS encoding ABC transporter permease codes for MLWTKEFEAPQRRAVTETGPSRPAPASPSAGRHVGTWFVRFGPTVVLIVLGLLFWQFVLTRVNFLGIPSRYLGSPGGILDALVTLVQSGYTGTPLWQHFLASISRTLFGVGLATVIGVPLGLGIGLNRFLDRLVSPIIGFLRPIPALAWIPIVVIWLGIGEQSKVFVIFMTAVLFVSTGAALGVRAVPQDFYLVARNYGLSRLQFLRQVVLPPALPQILAGLRTALTVGWAVVVAAELIGASQGLGYMIRNSSQVFDVNTGYVGILLIGVVGVAFEYGFRYFENRLLHWQVSR; via the coding sequence ATGTTGTGGACCAAGGAATTTGAAGCTCCTCAGCGGCGGGCCGTCACGGAGACTGGTCCTTCCCGCCCGGCTCCAGCGTCCCCATCTGCGGGTCGACACGTTGGGACCTGGTTCGTACGGTTTGGCCCAACTGTCGTCTTGATAGTCCTCGGCCTGCTGTTTTGGCAGTTCGTGCTCACCCGGGTCAATTTCTTGGGGATTCCTTCGAGGTACCTGGGTTCTCCCGGGGGGATCCTCGATGCACTCGTCACGCTCGTACAGTCCGGCTACACCGGAACCCCGTTGTGGCAGCACTTCCTGGCAAGTATCAGCAGAACACTTTTCGGGGTGGGGCTGGCTACGGTCATCGGGGTGCCGCTGGGACTGGGTATCGGCCTCAACAGGTTCCTTGACCGGCTGGTTAGCCCGATCATCGGCTTCCTTCGGCCCATCCCGGCACTTGCCTGGATTCCGATTGTCGTGATCTGGCTGGGGATCGGTGAACAGTCGAAGGTCTTCGTCATCTTCATGACGGCGGTGCTGTTCGTGTCGACGGGCGCGGCTCTTGGTGTTCGGGCAGTACCTCAGGATTTCTACCTTGTAGCCCGCAATTATGGACTAAGCCGGTTGCAGTTCCTGAGGCAAGTCGTGCTTCCACCGGCACTCCCGCAGATCCTTGCGGGGCTGCGAACGGCCCTGACTGTCGGTTGGGCGGTTGTGGTCGCGGCGGAGTTGATCGGCGCATCGCAGGGCCTCGGCTACATGATCCGTAACTCATCCCAGGTTTTCGACGTCAACACGGGCTACGTGGGGATTCTCCTTATCGGCGTGGTTGGCGTTGCCTTCGAGTACGGGTTCCGTTACTTCGAGAACCGGCTGTTGCATTGGCAGGTCTCCCGATGA
- a CDS encoding ABC transporter ATP-binding protein, translating into MNQKNILSSRPIREQTMNGMEKTPARAIGDTKITLAGAAQAYSVRGGRREVLTGLDIEIKTNESVAVIGPTGVGKSTLLRLIAGFESPTSGEVKLWNDGRSSLAEPAADIGYLFQQPALFPWMTVKENVLFGARHAKTYGADKQAMFSQAEYFMDRVGLSDAADLFPYQISGGMRARTALARVFLTRPKVLLMDEPFGALDALTRREMYVLLRDLVSTSPELTTVMVTHDVDEAITLCGTIMIISGIPGTITSVYRSGLAAMAESAEDLQREPDYVELKAALLRSLNARRNETRTTTGTTS; encoded by the coding sequence ATGAACCAGAAGAACATCCTCTCGTCCCGACCCATCAGAGAGCAGACCATGAACGGCATGGAGAAAACGCCGGCCCGCGCGATCGGCGACACGAAGATCACCTTGGCCGGTGCAGCCCAGGCATACTCCGTTCGCGGAGGACGCCGGGAAGTACTCACCGGCCTTGACATCGAAATCAAGACAAACGAAAGCGTCGCTGTTATCGGACCGACCGGCGTCGGCAAGAGCACGCTGCTCCGTCTGATCGCAGGGTTTGAGAGTCCGACCAGTGGCGAAGTGAAGCTATGGAATGACGGCAGGAGCAGCCTCGCGGAGCCCGCGGCGGACATCGGGTACCTCTTCCAGCAACCGGCTTTGTTCCCCTGGATGACGGTAAAGGAGAACGTGCTGTTTGGGGCCAGGCACGCAAAGACGTACGGTGCCGATAAGCAGGCCATGTTCTCCCAAGCCGAGTACTTCATGGACCGGGTCGGGCTTTCCGACGCGGCGGACCTCTTCCCCTATCAGATCTCAGGGGGAATGCGGGCCCGTACGGCTCTGGCAAGGGTCTTCCTCACCCGGCCGAAGGTGCTGCTCATGGACGAACCGTTTGGCGCGCTGGATGCCCTGACCCGTCGCGAGATGTACGTGCTCCTGCGCGATCTCGTGTCGACATCACCCGAGCTCACTACGGTCATGGTCACCCACGACGTCGACGAGGCCATCACTCTGTGCGGAACCATCATGATCATCTCGGGTATCCCGGGAACCATTACCTCGGTATATCGCAGCGGACTCGCAGCGATGGCGGAGTCGGCGGAGGACCTGCAGCGTGAGCCCGACTACGTCGAGCTCAAAGCAGCGCTCCTCAGGTCGCTCAACGCGCGCCGGAATGAAACCAGAACAACCACCGGCACCACATCCTAG
- a CDS encoding ABC transporter substrate-binding protein gives MSTFRLRRYATALAAALTLVLGLSACSSAGSSGGRGGETPTIRVAYAQGLQANFYYALQHDLFAKHGVKVEGTKFDSGPALISALVGGSADVGYFGVPAMATANEQGAQLQVFSIANNAGDMAALYVKPDSDIKSIQDLRGKKVATTQNTVAHIFLLIALEKAGMTPKDVQIEFYDPAGLVAGFDRGDLNAVFMFASVGAKFLSSGAKIVKGTMSTELGVPDTGNFIASKDYINGNKAALQKFLAAVDEATPIVNQDKATYIEALQKGIGLAGDQAQIIYDNQPSPCLVSSTLADPGSPVSLTPGAGFTKITQKMVETMTKLGILKSAPNVADFVTSSVVEGMGK, from the coding sequence ATGTCTACCTTTCGTCTGCGTCGGTATGCCACTGCCCTGGCGGCGGCCCTGACGCTGGTCCTCGGACTTTCAGCTTGTTCTTCCGCCGGTTCCTCCGGCGGAAGAGGGGGCGAGACGCCCACCATCCGGGTTGCCTACGCACAGGGCCTGCAAGCCAACTTCTACTATGCCCTCCAGCATGATCTCTTCGCGAAGCACGGAGTCAAGGTTGAAGGCACGAAGTTTGATTCCGGGCCTGCCCTTATCTCCGCCCTGGTGGGCGGCAGCGCAGATGTGGGCTACTTCGGAGTTCCTGCCATGGCTACAGCCAACGAGCAGGGCGCACAGCTCCAGGTCTTCAGCATCGCAAACAACGCCGGAGATATGGCTGCCCTATATGTGAAGCCGGACAGCGACATCAAATCCATTCAGGATCTTCGAGGCAAGAAGGTGGCGACCACCCAGAACACAGTGGCGCACATCTTCCTGCTGATCGCCCTGGAAAAAGCGGGCATGACTCCCAAGGATGTTCAGATTGAGTTCTACGATCCGGCTGGCCTCGTGGCCGGCTTCGACCGCGGGGACCTTAACGCCGTGTTCATGTTCGCCTCGGTCGGCGCCAAGTTCCTGTCCAGCGGAGCAAAGATCGTGAAAGGCACGATGTCGACCGAGCTCGGCGTCCCGGATACCGGCAACTTCATCGCGTCGAAGGACTATATCAACGGCAACAAGGCTGCCTTGCAGAAGTTCCTTGCGGCCGTGGACGAGGCGACTCCCATCGTCAATCAGGACAAGGCGACCTACATCGAGGCGCTCCAGAAGGGCATCGGCCTTGCCGGCGATCAGGCCCAGATCATCTACGACAACCAGCCATCGCCTTGCCTGGTCTCTTCCACGCTTGCTGACCCTGGTTCGCCCGTTTCTCTGACGCCGGGCGCCGGCTTCACGAAGATAACCCAAAAGATGGTCGAAACGATGACCAAACTCGGCATTCTCAAGTCCGCTCCGAACGTCGCCGACTTCGTCACATCCTCCGTCGTGGAAGGTATGGGCAAATGA
- a CDS encoding sulfatase-like hydrolase/transferase encodes MTQPSHARPNVVIVICDDLGYGDLSCNGGTVIGTPRLDELAADGVRATAMYSGGPTCSPSRAALLTGRVAPRTGVGRVLFPDEDTGLHKDEMTIASYLSRAGYATGAFGKWHVGQMPARGPLRFGFDHYFGLPFSNDTPPYFLYRNEEVLEDGPEMSSLTRRYVEEAIEFIDNVPEGQPFFTYVAFTTPHYPLEPDPEFEGRSAGGPYGDTVESIDHHVGVLRDALEERGILEDTIFVFTADHGPWFEGSTGGMRGRKFETWEGGTRVPFLASWPRQLPRSVVVDAPLASVDLLPTICHYLGLDPDGKPVDGQIIADALEGREASEHDPIWYFDGYELNAVRKGKWKLHRRRQTWGAERFATMSLPQLFDIEADAGESYDLSRRHPDVVVELSRLMDQQEGTIDRSHDDGRLWWLEGNVDAR; translated from the coding sequence ATGACACAACCATCACATGCCCGGCCAAATGTAGTGATCGTCATCTGCGACGACCTCGGCTACGGTGACCTCTCTTGCAATGGCGGTACAGTCATCGGCACACCCCGGCTCGACGAGCTTGCAGCAGACGGAGTGCGTGCCACGGCCATGTATAGCGGGGGCCCCACATGTTCACCTTCCCGGGCGGCGCTGCTTACGGGCCGGGTGGCACCGCGCACTGGAGTAGGCAGGGTGCTCTTCCCGGACGAGGATACGGGTCTCCATAAGGACGAGATGACCATCGCGTCCTACCTGTCCAGAGCCGGTTATGCCACCGGAGCATTCGGCAAATGGCATGTGGGACAGATGCCCGCAAGGGGTCCGCTTCGTTTCGGCTTTGATCATTACTTCGGCCTGCCGTTCAGTAATGACACGCCACCATACTTCCTGTATCGAAATGAGGAAGTGCTCGAGGACGGCCCGGAGATGTCGTCACTGACTCGCCGCTATGTCGAAGAAGCCATCGAGTTCATTGACAACGTTCCCGAGGGACAGCCGTTTTTCACATATGTCGCCTTCACCACTCCGCACTACCCCTTGGAGCCGGACCCCGAGTTTGAGGGCAGGTCTGCGGGCGGTCCCTACGGGGACACTGTTGAGAGCATCGATCATCATGTCGGAGTGCTACGCGACGCCCTTGAGGAGCGAGGCATTCTCGAGGACACGATCTTCGTGTTCACCGCTGACCATGGCCCATGGTTCGAGGGGTCAACGGGCGGTATGCGAGGACGAAAGTTCGAGACGTGGGAAGGGGGTACGCGTGTCCCGTTCCTGGCGTCGTGGCCAAGGCAGCTTCCACGGTCAGTGGTTGTGGACGCGCCTCTGGCGTCGGTTGACCTACTGCCGACCATTTGCCATTACCTTGGGCTGGATCCCGACGGAAAGCCAGTGGATGGCCAGATCATTGCGGATGCCCTTGAGGGCAGGGAAGCCTCCGAACACGACCCCATCTGGTATTTCGACGGATATGAACTGAACGCGGTCCGCAAAGGCAAGTGGAAGCTGCACCGTCGTCGACAGACTTGGGGAGCGGAGCGATTCGCCACCATGTCCCTGCCACAACTGTTCGATATCGAGGCTGATGCCGGCGAGTCCTATGACCTCAGCAGGAGGCATCCCGACGTCGTCGTCGAGCTTAGCCGCCTCATGGACCAGCAGGAGGGAACCATCGACAGGTCCCATGACGATGGACGCCTTTGGTGGCTCGAAGGCAATGTCGACGCCCGATGA
- a CDS encoding sugar phosphate isomerase/epimerase, protein MYAYQVNAWGDVVGTPGAVTDVASGHYFTPGDLDPTLEAIATAGFPGIEIFDGNLLALGDDAQSFGRRLETHGLALAGVYSGGHFIYPDAHEEEYLRFERSIKVAASLGARHFVIGGGGVRTRGRLDSDYRVMAELLERVAESATAEGLIPSYHPHLGSLAENPEQIDALLAASSIGLCADVAHLAAGGGDPIRIIDRYADRLTYVHLKNYVAASGTFVPLADGDLDIRAILAAITTRGYSDWIGVELDGYPGDPGAAAAENFKFLQEATNA, encoded by the coding sequence ATGTATGCGTACCAGGTAAATGCCTGGGGTGACGTTGTGGGCACCCCGGGAGCGGTCACTGATGTGGCTTCCGGACACTATTTCACGCCAGGAGATTTGGACCCCACACTCGAAGCGATAGCAACAGCAGGGTTTCCCGGCATCGAAATCTTCGACGGCAACCTGTTGGCCTTGGGTGACGATGCGCAATCGTTCGGACGCCGCTTGGAAACCCATGGCCTTGCTCTGGCTGGTGTCTATTCCGGCGGCCACTTCATCTATCCAGACGCACACGAGGAGGAATACCTGCGTTTCGAGCGCTCCATCAAGGTTGCCGCTTCCTTGGGTGCCCGCCACTTCGTTATTGGGGGAGGTGGAGTGAGGACCCGTGGTCGGCTCGATTCGGACTACCGGGTTATGGCGGAGTTGCTGGAGCGTGTAGCTGAAAGCGCGACGGCGGAGGGCCTCATCCCCAGCTACCACCCCCATCTGGGCAGCCTCGCTGAAAACCCGGAGCAGATTGATGCCCTCCTTGCGGCCTCATCCATTGGCCTCTGCGCCGACGTCGCCCATCTCGCCGCCGGTGGTGGCGATCCGATCAGGATCATCGACCGCTACGCAGACCGGCTCACCTATGTCCATCTCAAGAACTACGTCGCAGCTTCGGGCACGTTTGTCCCTCTGGCGGATGGGGATCTCGACATTCGTGCCATCCTCGCTGCGATAACAACCCGGGGTTACTCCGACTGGATCGGAGTGGAACTCGACGGCTACCCGGGTGATCCGGGCGCTGCAGCTGCCGAAAATTTCAAATTCCTTCAGGAGGCTACCAATGCGTGA
- a CDS encoding Gfo/Idh/MocA family oxidoreductase yields the protein MRDVNIALIGGGFMGKAHSLAYAAMPMFFWPAPARPIRKVVVDATDELARTAADRYGWERHSSSWQEIVEDPTIDVVDIATPNHLHAEIAIAAANAGKHVICEKPLAPTVDEARLMLEAVERAGVVNAVAFNYRRTPAVVLARKYIENGEIGDILNFRGTYLQDWSADPNSPLSWRFQKKIAGSGAIGDIGSHVVDLARYLVGEIAEVNSVVSTWIKERPLQSGGFDSLGTAKVSSGPRGTVDVDDEAVTLVRFTNGAVGSLEATRNAWGRNNFLTFEIHGTRGSLVFNYERRDELQVAFADDPADRRGFRTVYTGPATPYGEALWPIPALGIGYGETKIIEAYELMKAVETGERIRPDFADGYQAALVDEAIATSGATHEWVKVEPVQTRAHAQR from the coding sequence ATGCGTGATGTAAATATCGCACTCATCGGCGGAGGCTTCATGGGCAAAGCCCATTCTCTGGCCTACGCCGCGATGCCAATGTTCTTCTGGCCGGCCCCGGCCCGCCCCATTCGAAAGGTGGTGGTCGACGCGACTGACGAACTGGCCCGGACCGCGGCCGATCGCTACGGCTGGGAGCGGCACTCCTCGTCCTGGCAGGAGATCGTTGAAGATCCAACCATTGACGTCGTCGACATCGCAACGCCCAATCATCTCCACGCGGAAATCGCAATTGCCGCCGCGAACGCGGGCAAGCACGTCATCTGCGAGAAGCCCTTGGCACCAACGGTAGACGAAGCACGGCTCATGCTCGAAGCAGTCGAAAGGGCCGGAGTGGTCAATGCCGTCGCCTTCAACTATCGGCGAACTCCTGCCGTGGTGCTGGCTAGGAAGTACATCGAGAACGGAGAGATTGGTGACATCCTCAACTTCCGCGGTACGTACTTGCAGGATTGGAGTGCGGACCCCAACTCACCCCTCAGTTGGCGTTTCCAGAAAAAGATCGCAGGTTCAGGTGCCATCGGCGACATCGGCTCGCATGTCGTTGACCTCGCACGTTATCTCGTCGGAGAAATTGCCGAGGTAAATTCCGTAGTCTCGACCTGGATCAAGGAGCGTCCGCTGCAAAGTGGCGGTTTCGACTCCCTCGGCACCGCCAAGGTCTCCTCGGGACCACGCGGGACCGTGGACGTCGATGATGAGGCCGTGACTCTGGTCAGGTTCACCAATGGCGCAGTAGGGTCGCTGGAAGCCACGCGGAATGCCTGGGGCAGGAACAATTTCTTGACGTTTGAGATCCACGGCACCCGTGGCTCCCTGGTATTCAACTACGAGCGCCGGGACGAACTCCAAGTCGCCTTCGCGGATGATCCTGCAGACCGGCGAGGCTTCCGGACCGTGTACACCGGGCCGGCCACGCCATACGGCGAAGCGCTCTGGCCCATTCCCGCACTGGGCATCGGATACGGCGAGACCAAGATCATCGAGGCCTACGAACTCATGAAGGCCGTGGAAACGGGAGAACGGATTCGGCCGGACTTCGCCGACGGCTACCAAGCGGCACTCGTCGATGAAGCGATCGCGACATCAGGAGCCACGCACGAGTGGGTAAAGGTGGAACCCGTGCAAACGCGAGCCCACGCCCAGCGGTGA
- a CDS encoding formylglycine-generating enzyme family protein: MSVNDEVLLSGGVFSMGDVFDEGYAADGETPVHSVRLDAFRIDATAVTNSMFACFVKETGYRTEAEQYGSSAVFHLLVRATGRDIVGTAAGAPWWFNVRGADWAHPFGPDSHWSESPDHPVVQVSHFDALAYCVWAGRRLPTEAEWEYAARGGLEGKRYAWGDELTPGGEHHCNIWQGVFPGANTSEDGYLGTSPVKTFPANGYGLYEMAGNVWEWCADWFLPKYYRQSPMDNPQGPTIGAGRVMRGGSYLCHDSYCNRYRVAARTFNTPDSSSGNCGFRTVRNAS; this comes from the coding sequence CTGTCAGTGAATGACGAAGTGCTGCTTTCGGGAGGAGTGTTCTCCATGGGCGACGTATTCGATGAGGGATACGCCGCCGACGGCGAGACACCGGTTCACAGCGTGCGGCTGGACGCCTTCCGAATCGACGCGACAGCGGTCACCAACAGCATGTTCGCCTGCTTTGTAAAGGAAACCGGTTATCGGACTGAGGCCGAGCAGTACGGCTCCTCCGCTGTCTTCCATCTGCTCGTCCGTGCCACGGGGCGGGATATCGTCGGCACCGCGGCGGGAGCGCCATGGTGGTTCAACGTTCGCGGTGCCGATTGGGCCCATCCTTTCGGCCCGGATTCCCACTGGTCCGAGAGCCCGGATCATCCGGTCGTGCAGGTTTCCCACTTCGATGCCCTGGCCTATTGCGTCTGGGCCGGTCGGCGGCTACCCACGGAGGCGGAGTGGGAATACGCCGCCCGCGGGGGACTCGAAGGCAAGCGATACGCCTGGGGTGACGAGCTCACCCCAGGCGGGGAGCACCACTGCAACATCTGGCAAGGCGTCTTTCCCGGAGCAAACACCAGCGAAGACGGATATCTTGGAACCTCGCCGGTGAAGACCTTCCCCGCCAACGGCTACGGGCTCTACGAAATGGCCGGCAACGTCTGGGAATGGTGCGCCGACTGGTTCTTGCCCAAGTACTACCGCCAGTCACCCATGGACAATCCGCAGGGGCCCACGATCGGTGCCGGACGCGTCATGCGCGGAGGCTCCTACCTCTGCCATGACTCCTACTGCAACCGCTACCGCGTCGCTGCACGCACCTTCAACACGCCCGATTCCTCCAGCGGCAACTGCGGCTTCCGGACCGTTAGGAACGCGTCATAA